In a genomic window of Punica granatum isolate Tunisia-2019 chromosome 6, ASM765513v2, whole genome shotgun sequence:
- the LOC116210073 gene encoding translocase of chloroplast 159, chloroplastic-like, with protein MEFKPIMPEESNAAQAKAMENYSSGSSPSPSSSSSSASSDDSDDEAVAANSVTIGDVKLGGDSEGESDNGGFASGQEEFETAPDAPISAEMGREMEARGVFRPVAKVSNDDDDDDEEDVEGYGGGGAGDSKAKVFVEDLDGAKGVFVDKKLRELSDLLEAGGSVDKNLVSGKGPVTGTVEAPDMSLSSEVGAMSVAKTGVDKLKDEERRVGPEVAERVDEKLNELEGVNFTAGGDAVVETIQVDVLNSGAAVVGDVAGGKDSGIVERDIPVEGKVSLDNEFEPISSKAVEPIALNTAVSTNGESVDESVEVTSILQKDDGDVVGKGAEESSKNGTNVDLTDGASGAAMPVIAEGKQGTEGELEADSRAAPESNGTIVEAQEHAAEDGIPSGIESHQRELCVDSEDNQKLKPDEDAGAEEGSETDGEKEDVLFEDSEAAKQFLDELERGLGAGSQSGAESSQGNSQRIDGQVVTESDEEADTDEEGEGKELFDSAALAALLKAATGADDGGGGITITSQDGSRLFSVERPAGLGSSLRSVRPGPRSNRPSLFSSNVTPSGESENNLTEEEKKKLEKIQELRVKFLRLVQRLGYSPEDSLAAQVLYRLALVAGRQTSQIFSLESAKRSATELESEGKDDLGFCLNVLVLGKAGVGKSATINSILGENKAQIHAFETATTEVKEIVGTVHGVKIRFFDTPALRPSIMEQNTNRKILSNIKKFTKKCPPDIVLYVDRLDTQTRDLNDLPLLKTISGSLGSSIWRSAVVTLTHAASAPPDGPSGSPLNYDAFVTQRSHVVQQSIGQAVGDLRLMNPSLMNPVSLVENHPSCRKNREGEKILPNGQAWRPQLLLLSFSMKILSEASSLSKPQDPFDHKKLFGFRMRSPPLPYLLSWLLQSRTHPKLPSDQGIENGDSDVDLADLSESDEEDEEDEYDQLPPFKPLRKAQLAKLSKDQRRAYLEEYDYRVKLLQRKQWREELKRMREMKKKGKVTTDEYAYVGEDADADNGSPAAVPVPLHDMVLPPSFDSDNPAYRYRFLEPTSQFIARPVLDTHGWDHDCGYDGVNLEHSLAIASKFPTAVAVQITKDKKEFNIHLDSSVAAKYGESGSTMAGFDIQNIGKQLAYILRGETKFKSFRKNRTAAGFSVTFLGENVATGLKVEDQIALGKRLVFVGSAGTVRSQGDSVYGANLEMRLREADFPIGQDQSSLGLSLVRWRGDLALGANFQSQFSIGRSSKIGIRAGLNNKMSGQISVRTSSSEQLQLALAGIIPIATAIYRNLWPGVSDNYPIY; from the exons ATGGAGTTCAAACCAATTATGCCTGAGGAGTCGAACGCGGCGCAGGCCAAGGCGATGGAGAACTACTCCTCAGGTTCTTCcccctctccttcttcttcctcctcctctgcctCCTCTGACGATTCCGATGACGAGGCCGTCGCCGCCAATTCCGTTACCATCGGGGACGTGAAATTGGGCGGCGACAGCGAGGGCGAGTCCGATAACGGGGGTTTCGCGAGCGGCCAGGAGGAGTTCGAGACTGCCCCCGACGCTCCAATTTCGGCCGAAATGGGCCGCGAGATGGAGGCTCGTGGGGTATTTAGGCCCGTGGCGAAGGTGTcgaatgatgatgatgatgacgatgagGAGGATGTGGAAGGATATGGCGGCGGTGGTGCGGGTGATTCGAAAGCTAAGGTTTTTGTGGAGGATTTAGATGGGGCGAAGGGGGTGTTTGTGGATAAGAAGCTGAGGGAGTTGAGTGACTTGTTGGAAGCTGGTGGCAGTGTTGATAAGAACTTGGTGAGTGGAAAGGGACCTGTGACTGGAACTGTGGAGGCTCCTGATATGAGTTTGAGCTCCGAAGTTGGGGCGATGTCTGTGGCCAAGACTGGAGTGGATAAGCTGAAGGATGAGGAGAGACGGGTCGGCCCTGAGGTTGCTGAACGTGTAGATGAGAAGCTTAATGAGCTAGAAGGGGTGAATTTTACTGCTGGAGGAGACGCTGTTGTGGAAACCATACAAGTCGATGTTTTGAACTCCGGGGCTGCTGTTGTTGGGGATGTAGCTGGAGGGAAGGATTCCGGAATTGTGGAGAGGGATATCCCGGTTGAGGGAAAAGTAAGTTTGGACAATGAGTTTGAGCCAATTAGCAGCAAAGCTGTCGAACCCATTGCTTTGAACACTGCTGTAAGTACGAATGGGGAGAGTGTTGATGAATCGGTGGAAGTGACTAGTATTTTGCAGAAAGATGATGGTGATGTGGTGGGAAAAGGAGCGGAAGAAAGCTCCAAAAATGGAACAAATGTTGATTTAACTGATGGTGCAAGTGGAGCTGCTATGCCCGTGATTGCTGAGGGGAAACAAGGAACTGAAGGGGAGCTTGAAGCAGATTCTAGGGCTGCACCGGAGAGTAATGGCACAATTGTAGAAGCTCAAGAGCATGCTGCGGAAGATGGCATCCCAAGTGGAATAGAGTCACACCAGCGAGAACTGTGTGTTGACTCCGAGGACAatcaaaagcttaagccagaTGAAGACGCTGGGGCTGAAGAAGGCTCGGAAACAGATGGAGAAAAGGAGGATGTGCTCTTTGAAGACTCTGAAGCTGCCAAACAGTTCTTGGATGAGCTGGAGAGAGGGTTGGGTGCTGGTTCTCAGTCTGGTGCTGAGAGTTCGCAGGGCAACTCGCAACGCATTGATGGTCAGGTTGTCACCGAATCCGACGAGGAAGCTGACACCGATGAAGAAGGGGAGGGGAAGGAGTTATTCGACTCAGCAGCTCTTGCAGCTCTCTTGAAAGCTGCAACCGGTGCTGATGATGGTGGAGGAGGCATTACCATCACTTCTCAAGATGGGTCAAGGCTATTCTCTGTTGAGCGTCCTGCTGGGTTGGGATCTTCTCTCAGGTCCGTCAGACCTGGCCCAAGATCAAATCGCCCAAGTCTCTTCTCTTCGAATGTCACTCCTTCAGGAGAGTCTGAGAACAATCTgactgaagaagaaaagaagaaactaGAGAAGATTCAGGAGTTAAGGGTAAAATTCTTGAGGCTTGTTCAAAGATTGGGCTATTCCCCAGAAGATTCATTGGCAGCACAAGTGCTGTACCGTTTGGCGCTTGTTGCAGGTAGGCAAACTAGTCAAATATTCAGCCTTGAGTCTGCAAAGCGAAGTGCTACTGAGCTCGAGTCAGAGGGAAAAGATGACCTTGGCTTCTGCCTGAACGTATTGGTCCTCGGGAAAGCCGGGGTTGGTAAAAGTGCCACGATCAATTCTATCCTTGGTGAGAATAAGGCCCAGATACATGCATTTGAAACTGCCACGACTGAGGTGAAAGAGATAGTTGGAACTGTTCATGGGGTTAAAATCAGGTTTTTCGATACTCCAGCTCTAAGGCCTTCTATTATGGAGCAAAACACAAATCGCAAGATCTTATCTAATATAAAGAAGTTCACAAAGAAATGTCCCCCAGATATTGTCCTGTATGTGGATCGACTGGATACACAAACCCGGGATCTCAATGATCTCCCATTGCTGAAGACAATCTCGGGCTCTCTTGGCTCATCGATCTGGAGAAGTGCTGTGGTCACTCTCACTCATGCTGCTTCAGCCCCACCTGATGGCCCATCAGGCTCTCCGCTGAACTATGACGCTTTTGTTACTCAGCGGTCCCATGTTGTTCAGCAGTCAATTGGGCAAGCTGTTGGTGATTTGAGGCTCATGAATCCGAGCCTGATGAATCCTGTTTCCCTTGTGGAGAATCACCCATCCTGTCGTAAGAACAGAGAGGGCGAGAAGATTCTACCAAACGGTCAAGCTTGGAGACCACAGCTATTGCTGTTGTCCTTCTCAATGAAGATCTTATCAGAAGCAAGCTCTCTCTCAAAGCCTCAGGACCCATTTGATCACAAGAAGCTTTTCGGGTTTCGCATGCGCTCACCACCTCTTCCGTACCTGCTATCATGGCTGTTGCAGTCTCGTACTCATCCAAAACTCCCCTCCGATCAGGGCATTGAGAATGGTGACTCTGATGTAGATCTTGCTGATTTGTCTGAGTCTgatgaagaagacgaagaGGACGAGTATGACCAGCTCCCACCCTTCAAGCCTCTCAGGAAAGCCCAACTAGCTAAGCTCAGCAAAGATCAGAGGCGTGCATATTTGGAGGAGTATGACTACCGGGTGAAACTGCTGCAGAGGAAGCAGTGGAGGGAGGAATTGAAGAGAATGagagagatgaagaagaaaggaaaggtgACAACTGATGAGTATGCATATGTGGGAGAAGATGCTGATGCTGATAATGGAAGCCCTGCTGCTGTTCCAGTACCTTTGCATGATATGGttctccctccctccttcGATAGCGACAATCCGGCATACAG GTACCGTTTCCTGGAGCCGACATCGCAGTTCATAGCAAGGCCTGTTCTGGACACTCATGGGTGGGACCATGACTGCGGTTATGATGGAGTAAACCTCGAGCACAGCCTTGCGATTGCCAGTAAATTCCCAACTGCTGTCGCGGTTCAGATCACAAAGGACAAGAAGGAGTTCAACATCCACTTGGACTCGTCAGTCGCAGCTAAGTATGGCGAGAGTGGGTCTACCATGGCAGGCTTTGACATTCAGAACATTGGGAAGCAGCTTGCATACATCCTGAGGGGAGAGACCAAGTTCAAGAGCTTTAGGAAGAACAGGACAGCCGCAGGGTTCTCTGTCACTTTCTTGGGAGAGAACGTGGCCACAGGACTCAAGGTCGAGGATCAAATTGCCCTCGGGAAGCGACTAGTGTTCGTGGGGAGCGCTGGGACGGTGAGATCTCAGGGAGACTCAGTGTACGGGGCGAATTTGGAAATGAGGCTTAGGGAAGCGGATTTCCCAATTGGACAGGACCAGTCTTCTCTGGGGTTGTCCCTCGTGCGGTGGAGAGGGGACCTGGCCCTTGGCGCCAACTTCCAGTCCCAGTTCTCCATTGGTCGTAGTTCAAAGATTGGAATCCGTGCAGGGTTGAACAACAAGATGAGCGGGCAGATCTCGGTTCGGACCAGCAGCTCAGAGCAGCTTCAGCTCGCACTCGCGGGGATCATACCCATTGCAACCGCCATTTACAGGAACCTGTGGCCCGGGGTTAGTGACAACTACCCGATCTACTAG
- the LOC116212182 gene encoding alkylated DNA repair protein ALKBH8 homolog has product MGRPLLRQVFGDSSDDEDYNYGEGNRSEAETYLVTDHRTDLAASGNPRWERVKEISGLWICRDFLSPEQQLSLLSSIRSEGWFAESSLNQAMRFGDFPPWLNELCYSIREAVLIGDNLSEHDIVAADEHGAGCLFPILPPELLGREPLFDQLIVNLYHKGQGICAHVDLMRFDDGIAIISLESPCVMHFSLATSDIQEAEEEYHVHPVPSKVPVYLSPGSLVIMSGEARYGWKHEINRKPGFQVWDGQELEQKRRISLTLRKLARVE; this is encoded by the exons ATGGG CCGCCCCCTTCTCCGGCAGGTCTTTGGAGACTCATCGGACGACGAAGACTACAATTACGGAGAGGGCAACCGATCAGAAGCCGAAACCTACCTCGTCACCGACCATCGCACTGATTTAGCGGCGAGCGGTAACCCGAGGTGGGAGAGAGTGAAGGAAATCAGCGGGCTGTGGATTTGCAGGGACTTCCTCTCTCCCGAGCAGCAGCTCTCCCTTCTCTCCTCGATTCGGAGCG AGGGATGGTTCGCTGAAAGCTCGCTTAATCAG GCAATGAGGTTCGGGGATTTTCCGCCGTGGCTAAATGAGCTTTGTTATTCAATCCGAGAGGCAGTGCTTATAGGTGATAATCTTTCGGAACATGATATTGTCGCGGCTGATGAACATGGGGCTGGATGTCTGTTCCCAATATTGCCCCCGGAGCTGCTGGGACGGGAGCCACTCTTTGATCAGCTGATTGTGAACCTATACCACAAAGGTCAG GGCATTTGTGCGCATGTTGACTTGATGCGATTTGATGATGGGATTGCTATAATCTCCCTTGAGTCCCCGTGCGTGATGCACTTCAGTCTAGCTACCTCTGACATTcaagaagcagaagaagaatACCATGTTCATCCCGTGCCATCAAAGGTGCCCGTATATTTAAGTCCGGGTTCATTAGTCATAATGTCAGGAGAAGCTCGGTACGGTTGGAAGCACGAAATAAACCGCAAACCCGGTTTTCAGGTTTGGGATGGGCAGGAACTTGAGCAGAAGAGAAGAATCTCCCTAACCTTAAGGAAGTTGGCTCGAGTCGAGTAG
- the LOC116211701 gene encoding translocator protein homolog: MASQDLKQRIRDEPDATATAAAAADINDKASHRPGRKKAMAKRGLRSLAVAVALPLALTALDISFFGSDPASRKHLRFPPLWALHATCLVSSMLLGLSAWLVWAEGGFHRKPEALALYAAVLGLGLGWDPIVFGAGASKLGLVVALALFGSLFGCYKKFKEVSTIAGDLVKLCFAWAGFVCIVNLKLVAM, translated from the coding sequence ATGGCCTCTCAAGACCTCAAACAGCGCATCAGAGACGAACCCGATGCCACCGCCAcagccgccgccgccgccgatATTAATGACAAGGCCTCCCACAGGCCGGGCAGGAAGAAGGCCATGGCCAAACGCGGCCTCCGGTCTCTCGCCGTAGCCGTCGCCCTCCCACTGGCGCTCACCGCCCTCGACATCTCCTTCTTCGGCTCCGACCCTGCCTCCCGGAAGCACCTCCGGTTCCCTCCCCTGTGGGCGCTGCACGCCACGTGCCTCGTCTCGAGCATGCTCCTGGGACTCTCTGCGTGGCTTGTCTGGGCCGAGGGTGGCTTCCATAGGAAGCCCGAGGCCTTAGCCCTCTATGCAGCCGTCCTCGGCCTCGGTCTGGGTTGGGACCCGATAGTGTTTGGGGCGGGCGCCAGCAAGCTCGGACTTGTGGTGGCACTGGCTTTGTTCGGGAGCTTGTTCGGGTGCTACAAGAAGTTCAAGGAGGTGAGCACGATAGCCGGGGACCTGGTGAAGCTGTGCTTCGCGTGGGCCGGCTTCGTGTGTATTGTGAATCTCAAGCTTGTTGCTATGTGA